In one Silene latifolia isolate original U9 population chromosome 10, ASM4854445v1, whole genome shotgun sequence genomic region, the following are encoded:
- the LOC141608112 gene encoding uncharacterized protein LOC141608112 — MVESLTKKREGNVIVPKHRICAILAASKHLPMVDLLISRGLLLINRCVLCQAAAESHDHLFFSCTFSQEVWNALLQWMHLCSRSDNLWTELHWMAQTKGQRHWKNMWRKTCLAVAVYYLWQERNQRIFTGHQHSTAFLLSQIQFTVKHRLLACSSLPSCLVAHLA; from the exons ATGGTTGAAAGCTTAACGAAGAAGCGCGAG GGGAATGTTATTGTCCCTAAGCATAGGATCTGTGCCATCTTAGCTGCTTCTAAACATCTACCCATGGTTGATCTACTTATTAGCAGGGGCTTGCTCTTGATAAACAGATGTGTTCTTTGTCAGGCAGCTGCAGAGAGTCATGACCATCTCTTTTTCAGTTGTACTTTCTCTCAGGAAGTCTGGAATGCTTTACTTCAGTGGATGCATCTTTGCAGTCGTTCTGATAATCTCTGGACTGAACTCCATTGGATGGCACAAACTAAGGGTCAGCGACATTGGAAGAATATGTGGCGAAAAACTTGTCTTGCTGTTGCTGTCTATTACTTATGGCAGGAGAGAAATCAAAGAATATTTACGGGGCATCAGCACTCTACTGCATTTCTTCTCAGTCAGATTCAATTTACTGTTAAACATCGTCTATTAGCTTGTAGTTCTCTTCCTAGTTGTCTTGTTGCTCATCTTGCTTAA